The proteins below come from a single Deinococcus multiflagellatus genomic window:
- a CDS encoding response regulator has translation MPAPQHFLLIDDNPHDQLLAIEAFTELCPDCHLTTASSGHEALELLRNTADLPDVVLLDVNMPGMNGFEVLQALKADLRLAHIPVAMLTTSGARSDVQTAYTLYASSYLVKAPSFTDFLDQIDAFLRYWQHARVVQH, from the coding sequence ATGCCCGCGCCGCAGCATTTCCTCCTGATCGATGACAACCCCCACGACCAGCTGCTTGCGATTGAGGCTTTCACTGAACTCTGCCCGGACTGCCACCTCACGACCGCCAGCAGCGGTCATGAGGCCCTTGAGCTGCTCCGGAACACCGCTGACCTGCCCGACGTCGTGCTCCTGGACGTGAATATGCCAGGCATGAACGGCTTCGAGGTGCTTCAGGCCCTCAAGGCGGACCTCCGCCTCGCCCATATCCCGGTGGCCATGCTCACCACCTCCGGCGCGCGCAGCGATGTTCAGACGGCTTACACCTTGTACGCCAGCTCCTACCTAGTCAAGGCGCCCTCGTTTACTGATTTTCTCGACCAGATCGACGCTTTCCTGCGGTATTGGCAGCACGCCCGCGTGGTGCAGCACTAG
- a CDS encoding DUF4394 domain-containing protein, translated as MTLLLPLAFAACTSPSAPLPQPTPAPQPTTPDVIRTYAVTDDSLYAVVLKGNAADQKVMTLSYSSTITDAAQVGDVLYASTFSSLLRINLNTQAIAVVGNYGPTNINALAVDAAGQLYATGLSGRIYTVNTTTGAATEVLNMGMPSSGDLTFGPDGTLYATVKSSQFTKDALARINVGTKAVTVVGGTGYADVFGLDYLYGTLYGRTNSGELLTLNPSSGQGTLIRDTTLRFTSVK; from the coding sequence TTGACCCTCCTCCTGCCCCTCGCCTTCGCCGCGTGCACGTCCCCCAGTGCGCCGCTGCCCCAACCCACCCCGGCCCCACAGCCCACCACGCCGGACGTCATCCGCACCTACGCCGTGACCGACGATTCGCTGTATGCCGTGGTCCTCAAGGGCAACGCCGCCGACCAGAAGGTCATGACGCTCTCCTACAGCAGCACCATCACCGACGCCGCGCAGGTGGGCGACGTCCTGTACGCGTCGACCTTCTCCAGCCTGCTGCGCATCAACCTGAACACCCAAGCGATTGCCGTGGTGGGGAACTATGGCCCGACCAACATCAACGCCCTGGCGGTGGACGCCGCCGGCCAGCTGTATGCCACGGGGCTGAGTGGGCGCATCTACACCGTGAACACGACGACGGGCGCTGCGACCGAGGTGCTGAACATGGGCATGCCGTCGAGTGGCGACCTGACCTTCGGGCCAGACGGTACGCTCTACGCCACCGTGAAGTCGAGCCAGTTCACCAAGGACGCCCTGGCCCGCATCAATGTGGGGACCAAGGCGGTGACGGTGGTGGGGGGCACGGGCTACGCCGATGTCTTCGGTCTGGATTACCTGTACGGCACGCTGTACGGCCGCACGAACAGTGGTGAGCTGCTGACGCTCAATCCCTCCTCGGGGCAGGGCACGTTGATACGGGATACGACGCTGCGCTTTACCAGTGTGAAGTAA
- a CDS encoding response regulator transcription factor, protein MPGHQILIIEDNPDIAGLLTLDLQDEGYAVHHEATAITGLTAARATTPEVILLDLGLPDLDGRHVLIRLRKFSAVPVIVLTARGSVEEKVELLTLGADDYLVKPYALAELLARIQVQLRHHRDTVIQLGALELNPLARQALYQGRDLRLTSKEFEILSALADTAGRVIRREELLARVWKHELPEHSNAIDVHIANLRKKLQEAGATGLLRTVRGYGYSLQPQAHNGIKGPVN, encoded by the coding sequence ATGCCCGGTCACCAGATCCTGATCATCGAGGACAATCCCGACATCGCGGGGCTGCTGACCCTCGACCTTCAGGACGAAGGCTACGCCGTCCACCACGAAGCCACCGCCATCACCGGATTGACAGCCGCGCGCGCCACCACCCCTGAGGTCATCCTCCTGGACCTGGGCCTGCCCGACCTGGACGGCCGCCATGTGCTCATTCGCCTGCGCAAATTCAGTGCGGTGCCGGTCATTGTCCTCACCGCCCGGGGCTCTGTGGAGGAGAAAGTGGAGCTCTTGACGCTCGGTGCGGACGATTACCTGGTCAAGCCGTATGCCCTGGCCGAGTTGCTCGCGCGCATCCAGGTGCAACTGCGGCACCACCGGGACACTGTGATCCAGCTGGGCGCCCTGGAACTCAATCCCCTGGCCCGGCAGGCCCTGTACCAGGGCCGGGACCTGCGCCTCACCTCAAAGGAATTTGAGATCCTCAGTGCCCTGGCGGATACAGCCGGGCGCGTGATCCGGCGCGAGGAACTGCTCGCCCGGGTCTGGAAGCACGAGTTGCCCGAGCACAGCAACGCCATTGACGTACACATAGCCAATCTCCGGAAGAAACTCCAGGAAGCAGGAGCGACTGGGCTGCTGCGTACCGTCCGGGGATATGGGTACAGCCTTCAGCCCCAGGCCCACAACGGAATCAAGGGCCCCGTGAACTGA